A part of Myxococcus landrumus genomic DNA contains:
- a CDS encoding M20 family metallopeptidase, with translation MPAMNVQTATESSDRIWEKEILPALERYIRIPNKSPAFDPDWVKHGHMEAAVQLIVEWCRTQAAHLPGLTLEVVRLKDEQGRDRTPVIYMEIPGTRGDDTVLLYGHLDKQPEMTGWREDLTPWTPKREGDKLYGRGGADDGYSAFASLTALRLLREQGVPHARCVVLIEACEESGSYDLPAYIEALAPRIGKPSLVVCLDSGCANYEQLWMTTSLRGMVAGNLRVDVLTEGVHSGDASGIVASSFRVLRQVLSRVEEQDTGRVTVQGLHVEIPKERREQASAAAKVLGEEVFAKFPWVPGMKPMSDDGAELVLNRTWRPALSVTAVDGMPSLQSAGNVLRPFTTVKLSMRIPPRLEPKAAQKALKEALEKDPPYGAKVTFDGDKASIGWDAPPLASWLSSAVESASGTYFGRPAMAMGEGGTIPFMGMLGERFPEAQFLITGLLGPGSNAHGPNEFLHVPTGKKLTCCVASVIADHFKR, from the coding sequence ATGCCGGCCATGAACGTCCAGACCGCCACCGAATCCTCCGACCGCATCTGGGAGAAGGAAATCCTCCCGGCGCTCGAGCGCTACATCCGCATTCCCAACAAGTCGCCGGCCTTCGACCCGGACTGGGTGAAGCACGGCCACATGGAAGCCGCGGTGCAGCTCATCGTGGAGTGGTGCCGCACGCAGGCGGCCCACCTGCCCGGCCTCACGTTGGAAGTGGTCCGCCTCAAGGATGAGCAGGGCCGCGACCGCACGCCGGTCATCTACATGGAGATTCCGGGCACGCGCGGCGACGACACCGTGCTGCTGTACGGCCACCTGGACAAGCAGCCGGAGATGACGGGCTGGCGCGAGGACCTGACGCCGTGGACCCCCAAGCGCGAGGGCGACAAGCTCTACGGCCGGGGTGGCGCGGATGACGGCTACTCCGCCTTCGCGTCGCTGACGGCGCTGCGCCTGCTGCGCGAGCAGGGCGTGCCGCACGCGCGCTGCGTGGTGCTCATCGAGGCGTGCGAGGAGAGCGGCAGCTACGACCTGCCCGCGTACATCGAGGCGCTCGCGCCGCGCATCGGCAAGCCGTCGCTGGTGGTGTGCCTGGACTCGGGCTGCGCCAACTATGAGCAGCTGTGGATGACCACGTCGCTGCGCGGCATGGTGGCCGGCAACCTGCGCGTGGACGTGCTCACCGAGGGTGTCCACTCCGGCGACGCCAGCGGCATCGTCGCGTCGTCCTTCCGCGTGCTGCGCCAGGTGCTGTCGCGGGTGGAGGAGCAGGACACGGGCCGCGTCACGGTGCAGGGCCTGCACGTGGAGATTCCCAAGGAGCGGCGCGAGCAGGCGTCCGCCGCGGCGAAGGTGCTGGGCGAAGAGGTGTTCGCCAAGTTCCCGTGGGTGCCCGGCATGAAGCCCATGTCGGACGACGGCGCGGAGCTGGTGCTCAACCGCACGTGGCGTCCGGCGCTGTCGGTGACGGCCGTGGACGGCATGCCTTCGCTTCAGAGCGCGGGCAACGTGCTGCGCCCCTTCACCACGGTGAAGCTGTCCATGCGCATCCCTCCGCGCCTGGAGCCGAAGGCGGCGCAGAAGGCGCTGAAGGAAGCGCTGGAGAAGGACCCGCCGTACGGCGCGAAGGTGACGTTCGACGGCGACAAGGCCAGCATCGGCTGGGACGCGCCGCCGCTGGCGAGCTGGCTGTCCAGCGCGGTGGAGTCCGCGTCCGGCACGTACTTCGGCCGGCCGGCCATGGCGATGGGCGAGGGCGGCACCATCCCCTTCATGGGCATGCTGGGCGAGCGCTTCCCGGAGGCGCAGTTCCTCATCACCGGCCTCTTGGGGCCGGGCAGCAACGCGCACGGGCCCAACGAGTTCCTGCACGTCCCCACCGGCAAGAAGCTCACGTGCTGCGTGGCCAGCGTCATCGCCGACCACTTCAAGCGCTAG
- the treZ gene encoding malto-oligosyltrehalose trehalohydrolase yields MSPLEMLASTRRKQLGAWVDAGPKVRWRVWAPGHQRVEVVLHDARGAPGRVLPMTPEAGGFFVAELEGQGAGVLYKLRVDGEGPFPDPWSRAQPQGVHGPSEVVVPDFAWTDAGWKGVEPRSLVLYEVHVGTATPEGTFEALIPRLPALVELGVNALELMPVASFPGERNWGYDGVDLFAPAQVYGGPEGLRRLVDAAHARGLAVLLDVVYNHFGPDGNYLRVYSPHYFTGRHHTPWGDAVNYDGADSGPVRELVLSNVEMWIRDYHLDGLRLDATHALVDESPRHLLDDIAERARASAPGRSVLLIAEDGRNERRLVLSTAEGGHALDGIWADDFHHQMRRAFAGDSEGYYQDYTGHTEDLARTLRQGWFYEGQVSKNQGHARGTSAEGLAPWHFVYCLQNHDQVGNRALGERLGSDVSPAAFRAMSALLLTSPYTPLLFMGQEWNASTPFLYFTDHHAELGRLVTEGRRREFADFSRFAGEEVPDPQALETFTRSRLDWSEADKPGHAEVRLLYRELLQLRASEPAFREARRGTYDARALGPDALWMERRSEGQTLLVLLALRGTLTHPVPRGAEVLLWSEAPRFGGGGTGRESPLRDGAVTLEGPAAVVLRVASRE; encoded by the coding sequence ATGAGTCCTCTCGAGATGTTGGCGAGCACGCGGCGGAAGCAATTGGGGGCCTGGGTCGATGCGGGCCCGAAGGTGCGGTGGCGGGTCTGGGCACCGGGCCATCAGCGCGTGGAGGTGGTCCTGCATGACGCGCGGGGTGCGCCAGGACGCGTGTTGCCCATGACCCCCGAGGCCGGTGGCTTCTTCGTCGCCGAGCTGGAAGGGCAGGGCGCTGGAGTCCTCTACAAGCTGCGCGTGGATGGCGAAGGGCCCTTCCCGGACCCGTGGTCTCGCGCGCAGCCGCAAGGCGTGCATGGGCCGTCCGAAGTGGTGGTGCCGGACTTCGCGTGGACGGACGCGGGATGGAAGGGCGTGGAGCCCCGGTCGCTCGTCCTCTACGAGGTCCACGTGGGCACCGCCACGCCCGAGGGCACCTTCGAGGCGCTCATCCCCCGGCTCCCCGCGCTCGTGGAGCTGGGCGTCAACGCGCTGGAGCTGATGCCCGTGGCCAGCTTCCCCGGCGAGAGGAACTGGGGCTACGACGGCGTGGACCTCTTCGCGCCCGCCCAGGTGTATGGCGGCCCGGAGGGACTGCGCCGGCTGGTGGACGCCGCGCACGCGCGTGGCCTCGCCGTGCTGCTGGACGTCGTCTACAACCACTTCGGTCCGGACGGGAATTACCTCCGGGTGTACTCGCCGCACTACTTCACCGGCCGCCACCACACGCCGTGGGGCGACGCGGTGAACTACGACGGCGCGGACAGCGGGCCCGTGCGCGAGCTGGTGCTCTCCAACGTGGAGATGTGGATTCGCGACTACCACCTGGACGGCTTGCGCCTCGATGCGACCCACGCGCTGGTGGACGAGAGTCCTCGGCACCTGCTGGACGACATCGCCGAGCGCGCGCGGGCCAGTGCGCCTGGAAGGTCCGTGCTCCTCATCGCCGAGGATGGGCGCAACGAGCGGCGCCTCGTGCTCTCCACGGCCGAGGGCGGTCATGCGCTGGATGGCATCTGGGCGGATGACTTCCATCACCAGATGCGGCGCGCCTTCGCGGGAGACAGCGAGGGCTACTACCAGGACTACACGGGCCACACGGAGGACCTGGCGCGAACGCTGCGCCAGGGCTGGTTCTACGAAGGACAGGTGTCGAAGAACCAGGGCCATGCGCGAGGCACCTCGGCCGAGGGACTGGCGCCGTGGCACTTCGTGTACTGCCTCCAGAATCACGACCAGGTGGGCAACCGCGCCTTGGGAGAGCGACTGGGGAGCGACGTGTCTCCCGCGGCCTTCCGCGCGATGAGCGCGTTGCTGCTCACGTCGCCCTATACCCCGCTCTTGTTCATGGGGCAGGAGTGGAACGCGAGCACGCCGTTCCTCTACTTCACGGACCACCACGCGGAGCTGGGGCGGCTCGTCACGGAAGGACGGCGCCGCGAGTTCGCGGACTTCTCTCGCTTCGCGGGCGAGGAGGTCCCCGACCCGCAGGCCCTGGAGACCTTCACCCGCTCGCGCCTGGATTGGAGCGAGGCGGACAAGCCCGGGCACGCGGAGGTCCGCCTGCTCTATCGCGAGCTGCTCCAATTGCGCGCGAGCGAGCCCGCCTTCAGGGAGGCACGCCGGGGAACCTACGACGCGCGAGCCCTGGGGCCCGATGCGCTGTGGATGGAGCGGCGCTCGGAAGGGCAGACGCTGCTCGTGCTGCTCGCCTTGCGGGGGACGCTGACCCACCCCGTCCCTCGGGGCGCGGAGGTGCTGCTGTGGAGCGAGGCCCCGCGCTTCGGAGGAGGAGGCACCGGGCGCGAGTCACCGCTGCGCGACGGAGCCGTGACGCTGGAGGGCCCCGCGGCGGTCGTGCTGCGCGTCGCGAGCCGGGAGTAG
- a CDS encoding AAA family ATPase — protein sequence MSVAHPGLESRRVPRGEDVRERVAAIELLSPRDIDARLTALGYRGQGEARRAASVLAYRHVRRIRRVYLEGLSAETGARENCLFLGPTGSGKTFLVELLFREILAVPTVLADATQFSETGYVGDDVNTLLSRLYEAADKDAEWAACGVICMDEFDKLATSRSDSRFAGQQTTKDVSGFGVQRGLLHLLSGSSADFPPDFGFTSRLQPDTMELSCITFIACGAFSGLSTTADNMTKTERLGFGREPKHTPGESIAVAVTQEQLEQTTAFARYGFIPELIGRFNRLVSFTPLDAATLGDILQQNVLRAYEREFEQEGLRLHVEPEVKQHIVARALKRETGARGLRTTLAPLLEQAAYDHFGQPGAASTVRLVLDGDEVRSLTE from the coding sequence ATGTCTGTCGCCCACCCCGGTCTGGAGTCTCGACGTGTCCCTCGCGGAGAGGACGTGCGCGAGCGAGTCGCGGCCATCGAGCTCCTGTCTCCCCGCGACATCGACGCGCGGCTCACGGCGTTGGGTTATCGGGGACAGGGAGAGGCACGGCGCGCGGCGTCCGTCCTGGCCTACCGCCACGTGCGACGCATCCGCCGCGTGTATCTGGAGGGGCTCTCCGCGGAGACGGGGGCTCGCGAGAACTGTCTGTTCCTGGGGCCCACCGGCTCCGGCAAGACGTTCCTGGTGGAGCTGTTGTTTCGCGAAATCCTCGCCGTGCCCACGGTGCTCGCGGACGCCACGCAGTTCTCTGAAACCGGTTACGTGGGTGACGACGTCAACACGCTGCTGTCGCGGCTGTATGAAGCCGCGGACAAGGACGCCGAGTGGGCCGCGTGTGGCGTCATCTGCATGGACGAGTTCGACAAGCTCGCGACCAGTCGCTCCGACAGCCGCTTCGCCGGACAGCAGACCACCAAGGACGTCAGCGGCTTCGGCGTGCAGCGCGGGCTGCTGCACCTGCTGTCGGGCTCCAGCGCGGACTTCCCGCCGGACTTCGGCTTCACCAGTCGGCTCCAGCCGGACACGATGGAGCTGTCCTGCATCACCTTCATCGCCTGCGGCGCCTTCAGCGGCCTGAGCACGACCGCGGACAACATGACGAAGACGGAGCGGCTGGGCTTCGGCCGTGAGCCCAAGCACACGCCCGGAGAGTCCATCGCCGTGGCTGTCACGCAGGAGCAGTTGGAGCAGACGACGGCCTTCGCGCGCTACGGCTTCATCCCGGAGCTCATCGGCCGCTTCAACCGGCTGGTCTCCTTCACGCCGCTGGACGCGGCCACGCTGGGCGACATCCTCCAGCAGAACGTGCTGCGCGCGTATGAGCGCGAGTTCGAGCAGGAGGGCCTGCGCCTGCACGTGGAGCCCGAGGTGAAGCAGCACATCGTGGCGCGGGCGCTCAAGCGGGAGACGGGGGCGAGAGGTCTGCGCACCACGCTGGCGCCCCTCCTGGAGCAGGCGGCCTACGACCACTTCGGCCAGCCGGGCGCGGCCTCCACCGTGCGCCTGGTGTTGGATGGCGACGAGGTGCGTTCGCTCACGGAGTGA
- a CDS encoding DUF5335 family protein, whose protein sequence is MAHTDHTREIPREGWADYLALLSTMEKEHPVRIEVEGLDLGDQPLAENLPLIEISLEEKGSDKGVVEIIVGGPGGEITHRIQKPARIYADESESGELECLDIESSEDNTKTLIFFGQATTDGARRMD, encoded by the coding sequence ATGGCGCACACGGACCACACGCGAGAGATTCCTCGAGAGGGCTGGGCGGACTATCTGGCGCTGCTCAGCACCATGGAGAAGGAGCACCCGGTCCGCATCGAAGTCGAAGGCCTGGACCTGGGAGACCAGCCGCTCGCCGAGAACCTGCCGCTCATCGAAATCAGCCTCGAGGAGAAGGGCAGCGACAAGGGCGTGGTCGAAATCATCGTGGGAGGCCCCGGCGGGGAAATCACCCACCGCATCCAGAAGCCGGCCCGTATCTACGCGGACGAGAGCGAGAGCGGCGAGCTGGAGTGCCTCGACATCGAGAGCAGCGAGGACAACACGAAGACGCTCATCTTCTTCGGCCAGGCGACGACGGATGGCGCGCGGCGGATGGACTGA
- a CDS encoding matrixin family metalloprotease produces the protein MLEFRSVALLASVSLLGAAACGGPEAPRAEAPDTQTWEEFRASAVRDSEGVWIFDGDQAVESEAALRAYFDANVATTASSRGGLVVYNTRGGGPEYDVKWNAAQKGNLTYCVSNSFGTNKARVVAAMNEATADWEATANVNFTHNTAFDANCTSTQAGVLFDVRPVTTGGQYMARSFFPNATRDVRNIVIDSTAFGPTVPWPLAGILRHELGHVLGFRHEHVRYVPCSGEDRQWRPLTPYDRYSVMNYVECGDDEIRFVLTDLDKQGARALYP, from the coding sequence ATGCTCGAGTTCCGCTCCGTGGCGTTGCTTGCGAGTGTGTCATTGCTGGGGGCCGCCGCATGTGGAGGCCCCGAGGCTCCCCGGGCCGAGGCGCCCGACACCCAGACATGGGAGGAGTTCCGCGCGAGCGCGGTGAGGGACTCCGAGGGCGTGTGGATTTTCGACGGGGACCAGGCGGTGGAGAGCGAGGCGGCGCTGCGTGCGTACTTCGACGCCAATGTGGCCACGACCGCAAGCAGTCGAGGTGGGCTGGTCGTGTACAACACACGCGGTGGGGGCCCCGAGTATGACGTGAAGTGGAACGCGGCGCAGAAGGGGAACCTGACCTACTGTGTCAGCAATTCATTCGGCACGAACAAGGCGCGTGTGGTCGCGGCGATGAACGAGGCGACAGCGGACTGGGAGGCCACTGCGAACGTGAACTTCACGCACAACACCGCGTTCGACGCCAACTGCACGTCGACTCAGGCTGGGGTGTTGTTCGACGTGCGCCCGGTGACCACGGGGGGCCAGTATATGGCGCGCTCCTTCTTCCCCAACGCAACCCGCGATGTCCGCAACATCGTCATCGACAGCACGGCGTTCGGCCCCACGGTGCCCTGGCCGCTGGCGGGTATCCTCCGCCATGAGTTGGGCCACGTGCTGGGCTTCCGGCACGAGCATGTGCGGTATGTGCCCTGCAGTGGGGAGGACCGCCAGTGGCGTCCACTGACTCCCTACGACAGGTATTCCGTCATGAACTATGTCGAGTGCGGTGATGACGAGATTCGTTTCGTGCTCACGGACTTGGACAAGCAGGGCGCTCGCGCGCTGTACCCGTGA
- a CDS encoding matrixin family metalloprotease has product MLEWRSMALLVSVSLLGTACGGPEAPQPEVPDTQTWEEFRASAVRDSEGVWIFDGDQAVGSEAELRAYFEHQVAATGTSREALAVYFLQGADVKWNTTQKRNLTYCVNNLFGANKAAVVAAMNIATADWEATANVDFIYNPAFDASCTASQTGVMFDVRPVNSGGQYAARAFFPNAARSGRNLLIDNTVFGGTGVWTLEGIVRHELGHVLGFVHEHDRCPGGAGTNMRPLSVYDSASVMHYPRVGSTCVSTNPGGPVLSALDRTGARSLYP; this is encoded by the coding sequence ATGCTCGAATGGCGCTCCATGGCGTTGCTGGTCAGTGTGTCGTTGCTGGGGACCGCGTGTGGAGGCCCCGAGGCTCCCCAACCCGAGGTGCCCGACACCCAGACATGGGAGGAGTTCCGCGCGAGCGCGGTGAGGGACTCCGAGGGCGTGTGGATTTTCGACGGGGACCAGGCGGTGGGGAGCGAGGCGGAGCTGCGCGCGTACTTCGAGCATCAGGTGGCGGCGACGGGCACGAGTCGCGAGGCCCTGGCCGTGTATTTCCTGCAAGGCGCCGACGTGAAGTGGAACACGACGCAGAAGAGGAACCTGACCTACTGCGTGAACAACCTGTTCGGCGCGAACAAGGCGGCGGTGGTCGCGGCGATGAACATCGCGACGGCGGACTGGGAGGCCACGGCCAACGTGGACTTCATCTACAACCCGGCGTTCGACGCCTCCTGCACGGCATCCCAGACGGGGGTGATGTTCGACGTGCGACCGGTGAACTCGGGCGGCCAATACGCTGCGCGAGCGTTCTTCCCGAACGCGGCACGCTCGGGTCGCAACCTGCTCATCGACAACACGGTGTTCGGTGGCACGGGCGTCTGGACGCTGGAGGGGATTGTGCGCCACGAGCTGGGCCACGTGCTGGGCTTCGTTCACGAGCATGACCGATGCCCAGGAGGAGCGGGTACGAACATGCGGCCGCTGTCGGTCTACGACTCGGCCTCTGTCATGCACTATCCCCGGGTCGGGAGCACGTGCGTCAGCACGAACCCGGGAGGGCCGGTGCTGTCTGCCCTGGACCGCACGGGTGCTCGCTCTTTGTACCCGTGA
- a CDS encoding M57 family metalloprotease translates to MLKFRSMALLAGVTLLGSACGGPEAPQTEAPKMTWEEFRASAVQDPEGKWIFDGDQAVDSEAELRAFFDSAVSGTATNQDGLAVYNTGGGAPAGDVKWSAAQKMNLTYCVSNTFGANKARIVAAMNTATAAWEATASVNFVHNTALDANCTATQAGVLFDVRPVNSGGQYLARAFFPNSGRSARNVLVDNTAFGNTGVWTLAGIMRHELGHTLGFRHEHTRVNGGCYEDNQWRGLTTYDSASVMHYPQCNGTQQGDLVLTARDQQGARALYP, encoded by the coding sequence ATGCTCAAGTTTCGCTCCATGGCGTTGCTTGCTGGTGTGACGTTGCTGGGTTCCGCGTGTGGTGGGCCGGAGGCTCCCCAGACCGAGGCGCCCAAGATGACGTGGGAGGAGTTCCGGGCGAGCGCGGTGCAGGACCCCGAAGGCAAGTGGATTTTCGATGGTGACCAGGCGGTGGACAGCGAGGCGGAGCTGCGCGCCTTCTTCGACAGCGCCGTGTCCGGGACGGCCACGAACCAGGATGGCCTGGCCGTGTACAACACCGGCGGCGGAGCTCCCGCGGGTGACGTGAAGTGGAGCGCCGCGCAGAAGATGAACCTCACCTACTGCGTGAGCAACACGTTCGGCGCGAACAAGGCGCGCATCGTCGCGGCGATGAACACGGCGACGGCGGCCTGGGAGGCCACCGCGAGCGTGAACTTCGTCCACAACACGGCGCTCGACGCCAACTGCACCGCGACGCAGGCGGGCGTGCTGTTCGACGTGCGTCCCGTGAACTCGGGCGGCCAGTACCTGGCGCGCGCGTTCTTCCCGAACTCGGGCCGCTCGGCGCGCAACGTCCTCGTGGACAACACGGCATTCGGCAACACGGGCGTCTGGACGCTGGCGGGCATCATGCGCCACGAACTGGGCCACACGCTCGGCTTCCGCCACGAGCACACCCGCGTCAACGGGGGCTGCTACGAGGACAACCAGTGGCGTGGCCTGACGACCTACGACAGCGCCTCCGTCATGCACTACCCCCAGTGCAACGGCACCCAGCAGGGTGACCTGGTGCTGACGGCTCGTGACCAGCAGGGTGCTCGCGCGCTGTATCCGTGA
- the cls gene encoding cardiolipin synthase: MEAAWPHVAAVLTVLVSVLASGHVVLHKRDVRAAVSWVGLVWLVPVLGAVLYLLLGINRIRRRARSLTPRREHGLFPPIRGLEAVVAEGASRVTDDAAHLAPLARLGDAVTHRPLLPGNRVTVLESRTDAYPAMLEAIASARASITLCSYIFDNDMAGRHFAGALGEAVRRGVEVRVLVDAVGARYTWPTILGRLKREGIRAARFLPSLMPYRLPFMNLRNHRKVLVVDGQVGFTGGMNIREHFWPGEHAARDLHFKLEGPVVAQLQETFAEDWVFTTRERLTGDTWFPEQRRMGPVLARGIPDGPDEDFEALRTVLLGALATARASVRIVTPYFLPDPALITALNVAALRGVRVEVVLPEKGNLPVVQWASTAQLWQVLATGCQVFLTQPPFDHSKLMVVDGEWGLIGSANWDPRSLRLNFELNVECYDAELARRLEAVVEERLSRARPLTRAQVDARPLPIRLRDGLARLLSPYL, translated from the coding sequence ATGGAAGCAGCGTGGCCGCACGTCGCGGCGGTGCTGACCGTGCTGGTGAGCGTGTTGGCCAGCGGGCACGTCGTGCTGCACAAGCGGGACGTGCGCGCCGCGGTGAGCTGGGTGGGGCTGGTGTGGCTGGTGCCCGTGCTGGGCGCGGTGCTGTACCTGCTCCTGGGCATCAACCGCATCCGCCGCCGGGCGCGCTCGCTGACGCCGCGCCGGGAGCATGGGCTGTTTCCTCCCATCCGGGGCCTGGAGGCGGTGGTGGCCGAAGGGGCCTCGCGGGTGACGGACGACGCCGCGCACCTGGCGCCGCTGGCCCGGCTGGGGGACGCCGTCACGCACCGACCGCTGTTGCCGGGCAATCGCGTCACCGTGCTGGAGTCCCGCACGGACGCGTACCCCGCCATGCTGGAGGCCATCGCGAGCGCACGCGCATCCATCACCCTGTGCAGCTACATCTTCGACAACGACATGGCGGGCCGGCACTTCGCGGGCGCGCTGGGCGAGGCGGTGCGGCGAGGCGTGGAGGTCCGGGTGTTGGTGGACGCGGTGGGCGCGCGCTACACGTGGCCCACGATTCTGGGCCGCCTCAAGCGCGAGGGCATCCGGGCCGCGCGCTTCCTGCCCTCGCTGATGCCCTACCGGCTGCCTTTCATGAACCTGCGCAACCACCGCAAGGTGCTGGTGGTGGACGGACAGGTGGGCTTCACCGGCGGCATGAACATCCGCGAGCACTTCTGGCCGGGTGAGCACGCCGCCAGGGACCTGCACTTCAAGCTGGAGGGTCCGGTGGTGGCGCAGCTCCAGGAGACCTTCGCCGAGGACTGGGTCTTCACCACGCGGGAGCGACTGACGGGCGACACATGGTTCCCGGAGCAGCGGCGGATGGGGCCGGTGCTGGCGCGGGGGATTCCGGACGGGCCGGACGAGGACTTCGAGGCGCTGCGCACGGTGCTGCTCGGCGCGCTGGCCACCGCGCGAGCGTCGGTGCGAATCGTCACCCCCTACTTCCTGCCGGACCCGGCGCTCATCACCGCGCTCAACGTGGCGGCGCTGCGGGGCGTGCGCGTGGAGGTGGTGTTGCCGGAGAAGGGCAACCTGCCCGTGGTGCAGTGGGCCAGCACCGCGCAGCTCTGGCAGGTGCTGGCGACGGGGTGCCAGGTGTTCCTCACCCAGCCCCCCTTCGACCACTCCAAGCTGATGGTGGTGGATGGGGAGTGGGGGCTGATTGGCTCGGCCAACTGGGACCCGCGCTCGCTGCGGCTCAACTTCGAGCTGAACGTGGAGTGCTACGACGCGGAGCTGGCCCGGCGACTGGAGGCGGTGGTGGAGGAGCGGCTGTCTCGCGCCCGCCCCCTCACCCGCGCGCAGGTCGATGCGCGCCCGTTGCCCATCCGGTTGAGGGATGGGCTGGCGCGCCTGTTGTCTCCGTACCTCTGA